In Rhineura floridana isolate rRhiFlo1 chromosome 22, rRhiFlo1.hap2, whole genome shotgun sequence, a single genomic region encodes these proteins:
- the VPS51 gene encoding vacuolar protein sorting-associated protein 51 homolog isoform X2, which produces MSVPQAERGSDPPGGKRRPHGMLKLYYGLPDPSGEALAGPPWGDLGGPTDINGPHFDPEVFLTKLRKECSLSQLMDCETDMVKQIRALDSDMQTLVYENYNKFISATDTIRKMKNDFKKMEDEMDCLAANMAVITEFSASISSTLQDQHVQITKLSGVHALLRKLQFLFELPARLTKCVALEAHRQAVCYYSKAHSILHQYQHMPSFRGIQDDCQKIMADLAQKLREKFRDGGSGAKDLAECVELLLQLGEPAEELCDEFLSHAHCRLEAELQALEAELGEGQQLCMAVPATDILEFTDRGCNSFVSNMCLVIASYQELFINREGAQAISCMAHEKLVAFVDGLMEHYFALVERRIQLERCVGDNSLLVRALDRFHRRLQALAKLLPASRSAAKGTEIVVRAAKERIRQYLQALQSFYVDCLTDVRQSLAAPRLIGKDSPNLAELLGTISASILNQIKSVLTYVHLFTAKDITFSNKPYFKGEFCSQGVREGLIVSFIKSICQTARQFCESTGDKGGFTPPALLLLLSRLCLDYETSTISYILTLTDEQFLVQDHSPVTPVTGLCAEAREAAQKLLNHYVKVQGLIVSQMLRKSVETRDWVTTIEPRNVRAVMKRVVEDATSIDVQVGLLYEEGVRKAQSSDSSKRTFSVYSSSRQQSRYAPSYTPSAPMDTNLLSNIQKLFSERIDIFSPVEFNKVRKTLAKRILHVSLCCTS; this is translated from the exons ATGTCGGTGCCTCAGGCCGAGCGTGGCTCGGACCCTCCGGGTGGAAAGCGCAGACCGCACGGGATGCTGAAGCTCTACTACGGACTCCCGGACCCGTCGGGGGAGGCCTTGGCGGGCCCGCCCTGGGGGGACCTCGGGGGCCCCACCGACATCAACGGGCCTCACTTCGACCCGGAAGTCTTCCTCACCAAG CTGCGGAAGGAGTGCTCTCTGAGTCAGCTGATGGACTGCGAGACCGACATGGTGAAGCAGATCCGGGCCTTGGACAGCGACATGCAGACTCTGGTCTATGAGAACTACAATAAGttcatctctgccacag ATACAATCCGTAAGATGAAGAACGATTTCAAGAAGATGGAAGATGAGATGGACTGTCTAGCGGCCAACATGGCCGTGATCACAGAGTTCAGCGCTAGCATCAGCAGCACTTTACAGGATCAACATGTGCAGATTACCAAGCTGTCTG GAGTCCATGCCCTCCTGCGCAAGCTGCAGTTCCTTTTTGAGCTGCCGGCCCGCCTGACCAAATGTGTGGCGCTGGAGGCCCACAGGCAGGCTGTTTGCTACTACAGCAAAGCCCACTCCATCCTCCACCAGTACCAGCACATGCCCTCCTTCCGGGGCATCCAGGACGACTGCCAGAAGATCATGGCTGACCTCGCTCAGAAGCTGCGCGAGAAGTTCAG GGACGGGGGCTCTGGTGCCAAGGACTTGGCTGAGTGCGTGGAGCTACTGTTGCAGCTAGGAGAGCCGGCCGAGGAGTTGTGTGATGAATTTCTCTCTCATGCCCACTGCCGCCTGGAGGCTGAACTGCAAGCTCTGGAGGCAGAGCTAGGGGAAGGACAGCAGCTGTGCATGGCTGTCCCAGCCACTGACATCCTTGAATTCACCGACCGCGGCTGCAACAGCTTTGTCAGCAACATGTGCCTGGTGATTGCCTCGTACCAAGAACTGTTCATCAACCGGGAAGGTGCCCAGGCGATTTCTTGTATGGCCCATGAGAAGCTGGTGGCCTTTGTGGATGGCCTGATGGAGCATTATTTTGCCCTGGTGGAGCGGCGCATCCAACTGGAAAGGTGCGTGGGTGACAattctctgctggtgagggctcTGGACCGCTTCCACCGACGCTTGCAGGCCTTGGCCAAGCTCTTGCCAGCCTCACGGTCAGCAGCCAAGGGCACAGAGATAGTGGTGCGTGCAGCCAAGGAACGAATCCGCCAGTATCTCCAGGCCCTGCAGAGCTTCTATGTGGACTGCTTGACAGACGTTCGCCAGTCATTGGCTGCCCCTCGCCTCATAGGTAAAGACAGCCCCAACCTGGCAGAACTGCTTGGCACAATCTCGGCTTCCATCCTCAACCAGATCAAGTCAGTGCTCACCTATGTTCACTTGTTCACTGCCAAGGACATCACTTTCTCTAACAAGCCGTATTTTAAG GGCGAATTCTGCAGCCAGGGGGTCCGCGAAGGCCTCATTGTCAGCTTCATCAAGTCAATCTGCCAGACAGCCCGGCAGTTCTGTGAGAGCACAGGTGACAAAGGTGGCTTCACACCCCCAGCATTGCTGCTGCTCCTCTCCCGCCTCTGCCTGGACTACGAAACTTCCACCATCAGCTACATCCTCACGCTGACAGATGAGCAATTCCTGGTGCAG GACCACTCCCCGGTCACCCCAGTCACCGGGCTGTGTGCTGAAGCCCGCGAAGCTGCACAGAAGCTGCTGAACCATTATGTGAAGGTGCAGGGCTTGATCGTTTCCCAGATGCTGCGCAAGAGTGTGGAGACACGCGACTGGGTCACCACCATTGAGCCACGCAACGTCCGCGCCGTTATGAAGCGAGTGGTGGAGGATGCCACCTCTATTGATGTTCAG GTCGGACTTCTGTACGAGGAAGGTGTGCGCAAAGCCCAGAGCAGCGACTCTAGCAAAAGGACCTTTTCCGTGTACAGCAGCTCCCGGCAGCAGAGTCGCTATGCACCTAGTTACACGCCCAG